GATTAGCTTCGATCACCGGCATCGACGCGAAGGCGATGTATTGCAAGACCATGGTGCCGACGAGGCCTATCAACCCGACCAAGATCGGAATGAGACCCGTCCTGGCGTCAACCAAGCCGACGCTCAACGAGACTTTTTCCTGGCTCATTAGCCTGATTGCGGCGAAAACCAGGGCCGCACCGACGAACTGCAGGAACTGCACCAGCGATACCGGATGACGTTCCAGCAAGGATTTGCCGACCAGGGCGTTGGTCGACCAGAGCGCGACCGCACCGGCGGCGAACGCCAGCGCGGATCCGTAGGCCGATCCATCCCGAGGGGCTCGGGATGGGGCTCCATCATTCTGTTTGGCCATGCTCTGTTGCGAAACCACGATTCCGCTTTCGCACCTGGCTGACCTTTGGTCCGCTGCCATGGCTCGCTACCATGTATCCCTTGCCGCGACCGGCACCGGCGCGTCGGCTTCCGCCGAAACATGAAGTTCCTCCTCATGACGGCGATAGGCAGGCAGTTGGTTGGTCCAGACATCTTCAGCCAGTTCGTTGACCCATTCACGGTCGTGATCGTTGTCGGCGGCAAGATAGAACATGCGGTTGTCGTCGATATAAGGCTTGGCCACCGATCGCTGGTTGAGCACCAGGGTGACGCGCTCGCCATGCTGGATGGGCGCGGTGCGGTGCAGAACGCCGAGAAACTGGCCAAGCGTCGCGTATTCCATCTTGTGGTCGATGCGCATGACGCGATTGCGCGGGATCTCGCGACCGGTTTCCAGGATGGCCCTGCCCTTTTCGCTGTTGTCGCAGTAGATTTCGAGGTGGCCACCGATCAATTGGTCGCTGATCGAGAGCGGAACGAGTTCGGTTACCGGAACGCCGTCGCAATGCCATTCGACGGCGCCGTCCCTTGGATTCATGAACGTAACGGTCGAACCGACGATCGACAGCGGATAAGGCTCGAGCCGGGTTCCCATCATGTCCGACAGCCGCTCCAGCCGAAGCTTGTCATTGATGAGCTCCCTGATTTCGGGGATGTAGCGGTCAGCGCCAGTTATGAAGGTCAGGTCGAGATGCTTGTGCACCGCGTGGCTGGCCTTGAGCTTCAGCGCTGCTTCCTCGATGGCGGCCAGCAGCGCAGGGTCATAACCGTGAAGATATTGCGCGACGCCGAAACTCGAAATCTTCCACGCCGTATCATGACCGATGATGGCTTCACGGCTCATCGCATAGCGCAGGTCGGGGATGGTGAGTGCGTTCATTCTACTTCTCCAGGATGTGGTGAGACTTGAACGACAGTCGATTATGTTAGCCACCCCTGTAAAATTAGGAATGCTGGTGCTACCCTAAGCCCAGCTTAAGGTCGAAAACCCGTGCGTCTGCTCAGTCAGGTCAACCTCAACTCATTGAAGATCGTGGAAAGTGCCGCACGGCACAGGAATTTCACGCGCGCCGGCGAAGAGCAGTTCATAACGGCCTCCGCCGTCAGCCAACGTGTCAAGAGTCTTGAAGACCAGTTGCGCTTCAAGATCTTCCTGCGCGGCGGCAATGCTGTTTCGCTGACGCCGGAGGGCGAGACCTACGTTTCACGCGTTCGCGAAGCGCTGGAGCGGATCGTCGCCGCGAGCATGGAAGCGACGGGGCAGTCACAGGAGCATGTGTTGAAAATATCCGTGTTGCCAACCTTCGCCGCGCGCTGGCTGTTTCCGCGCCTGCCACAGTTTCAGCAGCGGTATCCCGACATCGAGATGCGCGTTTCGACCTCTTATGCAACGCATGAGTTCGCAACTTCGGAGTATGATGTCGAAATCCGATATGGCGACGGCAGCTTTCCCGATCTGCGCTCCGAGCTGCTGTTCAAGGAAGACCTGACGCCGGTCTGCAGCCGAAAACTCTTCCATCAAGTGCTGGGCGACAAACCGGTTTCGAAGGTGATGCCGGAAGATCTGCGCCACTTCACACTCCTGCATTCCGACACCTGCACCCATAATTGGGAATCCTGGCTTGGTTTTGCCGGCGCCAGCTTCGTGCTCAGCGAAACCAAAAGCATCTATTTCGATTCATGCATGATGTCCTATGAAGCAGCCAATGCAGGAATGGGTTTTGCCGTCGCGAACCGTGCCTACATGGCCAGCGACATCCGCGCCGACAGACTGATGGCACCATTCGCCGTTCATCATCCGAACACAGCCGGTTGGTATTTTGTCTGTCCAGACAAGACGCTTGCCGCCCGCAAGGTGTTGTTGTTCAAGCAATGGATCATGGCCGAAGCCGGGTTGACGCAACGCCAGTTGGATATCGAGATTGGCGCCTGAGCGTCGATGATCCCTGGAGCGATTCGTTCCTCGAGTTGAGAGCTATCGGTTGATGGACGCCTACGCCCAAACCATACAGCCCGTGCTGGTCGGCAAGACCATTGAACTCAGGCCCCTTCAGCAAGAACATTCGCAGGGTCTTCTGGATGCGGCCGCGGACGGCGAATTGTGGAACATGACAACCACCGTCGTTCCTGCGCCCGGCACCATCGATGAATACATTGCCGCCGCCTTGGCGGGTCGGCAGGCCGGAACCGTGATGCCTTACGTCATAGTCATCAGCAACACGGGACTGCTGTGCGGAAGCACGCGGTTCTGGAAGATCGATCGCAAGAACAGAAAGCTGGAGATCGGGCATACCTGGCTTAGTGGCTCGGTCCAGCGATCAGGGGTCAACACCGAGGCCAAGTACCTTCTTTTGACCTATGCGTTCGAGGTCATGGAATGTGTGCGCGTACAATTCACCACGGACGAACTCAATGACAGGTCGAGAGCGGCCATTTTGCGAATTGGAGCAAAGCAGGAAGGGATCGTTCGCAACGAGCGGATCATGCCCGATGGGCGCAAGCGCAATTCTGTCCGCTTCAGCATCATTGATTCCGAGTGGCTCGACGTAAAGACGATGCTGCGGCAGAAAACGAGCCGACAGTGCGTGTCGGTCGGGAAGCTCGATCAATAGCTTTCCGACAAGCCGGCGAATAATCGCACCATGACGCAGGGGAAAGACTCAGCTAGCATCAGATTTGCGGCGGACCTGATTTCCGCTTGGCCGGCGCTTTTTCCTCCCAAGCGGCGCCGGCCTTCTTCCATGGCATTCCGACTTCAATGACATTCCGATGAAATCAGGCGAAGGCCCTGCCCTCCTCGGTGCGTTGGAACAATGCCAGATCCAATCCAAGGCTTGGCCGACCCAGGATGGTCAGAATGGTATGCGCCTGGCCGCGATGATGGGTCTGGTGGTTGAACAGATGGGCAAGCGCCGGCGCCTGCCGCTGCGAGACAGTGCGCATGTCGGAGACGGTCATGTAGGTGAAGCGACCCGAAAGCGCCTTGTCGCTGAGCCCCCCGACCCAGTCGATGATCCGCCTGTCCTCGGCCTCGCGCGCGCCACGCAATACGGGCAAAGCCCGGTGAAGAATCGCGTCCAGGGTGGTTGGCGCGTCGCCCTCGCCGGTGAAGCGCTTCATCCAGATGCGATCGGTGGTCAGGAGATGATTGAGAGTGCCCATCAGCGAGCCGAAGAAAGCGCCGGTGTGGCGATTGAATTCCTCGTCGTCGAGCTCGGCCGCCGCATCATAGATGCGGCCATTGGCCCATTGATTATAGGCCGCGAACATCATGAAATGCTGTTTCAATCTTTTTCTCCCGGCCCCGCATTCGGCTCGGGCCTACCTAAACCGCAGGAACGCCAACGCCAATGACCATTTTGCTCTATGATCTCGTCGGGCATGACGCCGCCCGTCCGTTCAGTCCGCATTGCTGGAAGGCGGCGATGGCGCTTGCCCACAAGGGGCTGGACATCTCGACCGTCCCGACGCGTTTTCTCGAGGTGCCAACCATCGAAGGCGGCGCGTCGAAAACCGTTCCGGTAATCCGCGACGGCGAGACGGTCGTTGCCGACTCCTTCGCGATCGCTGTCTATCTTGATGAGGCTTACCCGGAACGGCCGACGCTGTTTGGTGGTGACGGTGGCAAGGCGATGGCGCGTTTCATCGAACGCTGGTCGCAGCTGACAATCCATCCCTACGTCACCACTGCGGCGCTGATGGACCTTTACGGCATGCAGGACGAGGCGAACTCGGTCTACTTCAGGCAGAGCCGCGAGGCGCGGCTCGGCAAGAGGCTGGAGGATGTCACGGCTGCTCGCGATGCCGGACTTGGCGGCTTTCGCACCTCGCTGGAGCCATTGCGCTCGACGCTTGCCTATCAGCCGTTCATCGGCGGCCCGTCGCCGCTGTTTGCCGACTACATCGTCTTCGGTGCACTGCAGTGGGCACGCATTGCTTCGCCCTATCGGCTGCTCGACGACGGGGATGTCGTGGCACAGTGGTTTGAACGCTGCCTCGACCTCAATGGCGGTCTCGGCCGAAAGGTCTCCGCTGCGGCCTAGCGACATCTGTTCCACTCCCGCTTCGATCGGTGCCCGCACACGACGCCGGTCGACAGCTCTCGTCATCACGCCGAATTGAAGGGTGAGACAATCCGCTCCCCTGTGAAATGCGACAATGCGGCTGCACAAGCGTCGCTTCGGGCATCTCATTACAGGCCCGATCCAGGCAAGAGTGACGAACACCCAAATATACAAAGGCAGCGCGACGGCATGACGTCAGGCCCCGAATTCCTCGACGGCTTTCGCGCCGAGCTCCTCAACCTTTTCCTGTGGCGAAGAGACGTGCGCCGTTTCAAGCCGACGCCGCTTCCCGAGGGAGCCCTGGAGCGGTTGCTGGGCCTTGCCAGCATTGCCCCCTCTGTAGGACTGAGCCAGCCCTGGCGGTTTGTCGTGGTGCAAAGTCCGGAGCGCCGTGACGCGGTCAGAGCCAGTTTTGAACAGTGCAATGCGCAGGCGCTCGCATCATTCTCGGGAGAGCGCGCCTCGCTCTACGCGCGTCTGAAGCTCGCCGGCTTGACCGAGGCACCCTGCCAGTTCGCGGTTTTCGCCGACCGCACGACCGAACAAGGGCACGGGCTTGGCCGCCTGACCATGCCCGCCACCATCGAATACTCCGCCGTGATGGCTGTTCATACCTTGTGGCTGGCGGCGCGCGCCGAAGGAATAGGCATGGGCTGGGTCTCCATTCTCGATCCGCTTCAGATGACGAGGATACTGGAAGCGCCCCCCGAATGGACATTCATCGGCTACTTCTGCGTCGGCTACCCGACCGAGGAACAATGCACGCCGGTGCTGGAGCAGGAAGGCTGGGAGTTCCGGCGCCCCTCGACCATCATAACGCGCTGACGACAACGACGCCTGCTTCCCCTTGGCAATGCGCCGGGCGGCTTGTATAGAGCCCGCCACTCCTAACTCCATTCCTCATCACAAGGACGACCACATGGCGCTCGAACGCACCTTTTCCATGATCAAGCCGGACGCGACCCGTCGCAATCTCACCGGCGCCATCACAAAGATGCTGGAGGATGCAGGCCTGCGCGTCATCGCTTCGCGTCGCGTCTGGATGAGCCGCCGCGAAGCCGAGGGCTTCTACGCCGTCCACAAGGATCGGCCGTTCTTTGGCGAACTGGTGGAATTCATGTCGTCGGCGCCGACGGTGGTCCAGGTTCTCGAGGGCGAGAACGCGATTGCCAGGAACCGCGAAGTGATGGGCGCCACCAATCCGGCCAACGCCGCCGAAGGCACCATCCGCAAGGTCCACGCCTTGTCGATCGGCGAGAATTCGGTGCACGGCTCCGACGCGCCGGAGACGGCAGCAGAAGAGATCAAGTACTGGTTCTCGGACACCGAGATCGTCGGCTGAGCTGACAGTCCAGACAGTAAGTCATGATGAAAGGCCGGCGAAACGCCGGCCTTTTTCGTACCGGAGATAGCGCAGCACCCGTGGTGCCCCATATGAAGTCTTTCAAGCTGGTCTCACACGGGATGCATGCATAAACAGGGCATCGATATGGAGGTGACCCAACCTTGACCAGCGCCATTCCCGGATTCTTCCAAGGCACCGACATGCCGACCAGCGGATGGTGGGAAGTGCTCTGGCCTGACCCCGCTTCCGTGCTGGCCGCAACGGGGGTCAAGCCAGATATGGATGTGATCGACCTGTGCTCCGGTGATGGCTGGTTCACATTGCAGATCGCCAGAATCGCACGCCATGTCACGGCCATCGACATCGATGCCGAATTGCTTGAGGTCGCCCGACAGCGACTGAACGAAAGCGGCGCAACGAATTGCGACTTCGTGGCGGGAGACGCCTATGAACTCGCTGGGCTGGTGTCTCGACCCGCCGACTTCGTTTTCATGGCAAACGCCTTTCATGGCGTTCCTGACCGCCCTCGCCTGGCCCGCACCGTCCATGCGACGCTTACCCCGGCCGGGCGTTTTGCCATCGTAAACTGGCATCAGACCCCGCGCGAGAAAACCATCGTGATGGGCGAGCCTCGCGGGCCGAAGACCGAGCTAAGATTGTCTCCTGAACAGACTGTCGCCGCCGTCGAGCCCAGCGGCTTGCAGCTTGCAAGCCTGGTCGAAGTGCCGCCCTATCACTATGGCGCCGTGTTCGAAAAATCGACCGCGTGAGAGTTGGTCGCTGACGATCACCTCAGCTTGCCGCGCCAAAACGCAGGATGTCGCGGTTGTTCTTGTCGGCGATGATCAGCTTGCCGGCATCGATGCGGAAGGACGCGGCTTTGGACAGCGCCTCGAACATCGCCTTCTCCTCGGCCATGACCTCGGGCGCGCAAGCCTTGAAGGTCGAGCCGATGTTGCTGATCGTTATGGACTGGCCTTCGACCTTGGCGTTGGCGAAGTAGACGTTGCAGGGGCCGCTGCCGCCGGCCTTCCCGGCCTCGCTGATCCGGAACGTCGCTCGCGGATCCGCAATCGCGCCGATGCCGTCGACATATTCGACGACCCAGCTTTGCCCGAAGACCTCCGCCGGTTCGGCCGATGCCTGCGGCACCATCTTCAGAAGGATGGTCTGCGGCGCATCGGTCAGCGGATCGACCTGATGGCTGGTGTCACTGATGAACATGAGCTTGTTGTCGACGGTGATGCGCGCCTGCAGCGCATAGGTCATTCGCGGCCGGATCGCCGACGAATCGAACTTGATTTCGAAACTGATCGGCACCTGGCCGGCCGGCGACACCTTCTGTTCTCCGATGATCGCGGCCAGCGCATCGGCCAGCGAAACATCGGCCAATTGCACGGAAAGAACGGCGTTAGGCGGCAGTGCGATGCGCTCGCGGTACACAACCTCGCCTTTCACCGCTTTCTCGGCGGCGACCGACAGTTCCGGCACAGCCAGAATGCCGACGACCAGCGGCGCGAACCCAAAGATGAAGAACTCGGCGATCCTGTCCAGCATGACCTTGCTCCCTTTGCCACGTGCAGTTGGCCCAAGAAATACGGTCGTTCCGTGACAGGCTCGCGGTATTATTCGGATGGCGGTGTCCATCGCGAGGCTGCCTTGTCATCGGTCTCCTTGGCCTCCACCCAGCCTCCTTCGGAGCCGTCGATAAGATGTTCTTTCTTCCAAAACGGCGCACGCGACTTCAGGAAATCCATCAGGAAATTCGCCGCCTCGAATGCCGCCTGCCGGTGTGCCGAAACAGCCACAACCAGCACAATGTTCTCGCCCGGCGCTATCTTGCCGTGACGGTGGATGGCCGTCAGGCCCTGAAGCGGCCAGCGCTCGACCGCTTCAGTGGCGATGCGCGCGATTTCGGCTTCGGCCATGCCGGGATAGTGTTCGAGTTCAAGCGCCGAGAGCCTGCCCTGCTCGTCCCGGCAAAGACCGGAGAATGTCACCACGGCGCCGATGTCGGCGCGGCCTGCCGTCAACCTGGCGATCTCGGCGGCAATATCGAAATCCTGCGCCTGGATGCGCACCGTCGGGACGACCGTGGCCGACACCTCAACCTCCAGTCATTGGCGGAAACAGCGCGATCTCACGTGCCCCGGCGATCTTCTCGCGATGATCGACATGTTCCTGGTTGATGGCGACGCGGATAACGTCCGGATATTGCAGCGCGTGCTCGTATTCCTCGCCGCGCGATTTCAGCCAGCGCAGCAGATCGGCAACGGTCTCGATGCCGGCCGGCAAATCGACGTCCTCTTCCGGTATGCCGATCCGCTCTCGTACCCAGGCGAAGTAGATGAGCCTGGTTTTGCCGCTATCCATGTCACTCGTCCATAATGTGCTTGAGGCCGGCGCGGAAATAGTCATAGCCGGTGTATAGCGTGACCAGCGCCGCGATCCACAGCAGCACCAGGCCGGTCTGCGTGGTCAGCGGGAATATCTTGTCGCCGGCCGGTCCGGCCAGCAGGAAGGCGATGGCGACCATCTGGATCGCGGTCTTCCACTTGGCCAGTTGCGTCACCGGGACCGATACCTTCAGCGCCGCCAGATATTCGCGCAGGCCGGAGACCAGGATTTCGCGGCACAGGATGATGATCGCCGCCCACAGCGACCAACCGGCGATGCCGGCATGACGATCGGTGTCGGCCGCCAGCAACAGCAGGCAGGTGGCGACCAGCAATTTATCGGCGATCGGGTCGAGCATCTTGCCGATGTTGGAAGTTTGCTGCCAGGCGCGCGCCAGGTAGCCGTCCAGATAATCCGTGACACTCGCCAGCAGGAAGATGACAAGCGCAGACCAGCGGGCAAAGTCGCTCGATTTCAGATGCCCTTCGAGAAAGAAGCACAGCACCACCAGCGGCACCGCGATGATGCGGGCATAGGTCAGCATGTTGGGCAGGTTGAACGCGCGCTTGGCCATATTTTTGGGAACTCTTTCTGCCTGCGTACTCAAATCAGAAGCGAATGTGGGGGGTCAACAGGCGAGAATCGATTGGCCAGTCCAAAATAGCGTCAAAGATAATTTCGGCGAGCCTCGTTTCTTATTTTCGTACATGTCGTTATCCCCCCCCACACTTTTGGGCGACATGCGTCAGCTCTCGTGAAAATGGTTGTAGACCAGTTTCGCGACTTGCTCCGAAATGCCGTCGACCTTGACCAGATCCTCTACAGCCGCGCGGCTGACCGCCTTGGCGGTGCCGAAATGCAGTAGCAGCGCACGCTTGCGGCCGGGGCCGATGCCGCTGATCTCGTCGAGCGGACTCTTGACCATCTCCTTCTTGCGGCGGGCACGGTGCGAGCCGATGGCGAAGCGGTGGACCTCGTCACGCAGCCGCTGCACGAAATAAAGCACCGGATCACGAACAGGGAGCGAAAACGAATCCCTGCCCCTGACGAAGAAACGTTCACGGCCGGCATCGCGATCCTGGCCCTTGGCGATGCCGATCGCCACGACACGATCCTCGATGCCGAGATCTGAAAGGATTTTACGCACCGCGGTCATCTGCCCCTGGCCACCGTCGATCAGGATGACGTCGGGCCAGGCCGGGAAGCTGCCGGAGATGTCGTCCTCGATATCATCGGCCGCCCCGGCCGCCGCCGCGCCGTCGGCAACCGCGACATCGCCATGCTCCTTGAGCAGCCGTGAAAAACGCCGCTCCATAACCTCACGCATCATGCCGAAATCGTCGCCCGGTGTGATCTCAGTCGAGCGGATGTTGAATTTCCGATACTGATTCTTGACGAACCCTTCCGGCCCGGCGACGACCATGGCGCCAACGGCGTTGGTGCCCATGATGTGCGAGTTGTCGTAGACCTCGATACGCACTGGCGGCTTGGCGAGGCCGAAGGTCTCGGCGAAACCGGCAAGCAGTCGCCCTTGCGTGGAGGTTTCGGCCAGCCGCCTGCCCAGCGCCTCGCGCGCATTCTGCAAGGCGTTGTCGGTCAGGTCCTTCTTTTCGCCGCGCTGCGGCACCGAGATCGCCACCTTGCGACCGGCGCGGGTCGAGAGCGCCTCCGCCAGCAGTTCCTGGTCCTCGACGCCGT
The nucleotide sequence above comes from Mesorhizobium shangrilense. Encoded proteins:
- a CDS encoding LysR substrate-binding domain-containing protein, whose product is MRLLSQVNLNSLKIVESAARHRNFTRAGEEQFITASAVSQRVKSLEDQLRFKIFLRGGNAVSLTPEGETYVSRVREALERIVAASMEATGQSQEHVLKISVLPTFAARWLFPRLPQFQQRYPDIEMRVSTSYATHEFATSEYDVEIRYGDGSFPDLRSELLFKEDLTPVCSRKLFHQVLGDKPVSKVMPEDLRHFTLLHSDTCTHNWESWLGFAGASFVLSETKSIYFDSCMMSYEAANAGMGFAVANRAYMASDIRADRLMAPFAVHHPNTAGWYFVCPDKTLAARKVLLFKQWIMAEAGLTQRQLDIEIGA
- a CDS encoding GNAT family N-acetyltransferase, whose amino-acid sequence is MDAYAQTIQPVLVGKTIELRPLQQEHSQGLLDAAADGELWNMTTTVVPAPGTIDEYIAAALAGRQAGTVMPYVIVISNTGLLCGSTRFWKIDRKNRKLEIGHTWLSGSVQRSGVNTEAKYLLLTYAFEVMECVRVQFTTDELNDRSRAAILRIGAKQEGIVRNERIMPDGRKRNSVRFSIIDSEWLDVKTMLRQKTSRQCVSVGKLDQ
- a CDS encoding DinB family protein; its protein translation is MKQHFMMFAAYNQWANGRIYDAAAELDDEEFNRHTGAFFGSLMGTLNHLLTTDRIWMKRFTGEGDAPTTLDAILHRALPVLRGAREAEDRRIIDWVGGLSDKALSGRFTYMTVSDMRTVSQRQAPALAHLFNHQTHHRGQAHTILTILGRPSLGLDLALFQRTEEGRAFA
- a CDS encoding glutathione S-transferase family protein — translated: MTILLYDLVGHDAARPFSPHCWKAAMALAHKGLDISTVPTRFLEVPTIEGGASKTVPVIRDGETVVADSFAIAVYLDEAYPERPTLFGGDGGKAMARFIERWSQLTIHPYVTTAALMDLYGMQDEANSVYFRQSREARLGKRLEDVTAARDAGLGGFRTSLEPLRSTLAYQPFIGGPSPLFADYIVFGALQWARIASPYRLLDDGDVVAQWFERCLDLNGGLGRKVSAAA
- the bluB gene encoding 5,6-dimethylbenzimidazole synthase, with amino-acid sequence MTSGPEFLDGFRAELLNLFLWRRDVRRFKPTPLPEGALERLLGLASIAPSVGLSQPWRFVVVQSPERRDAVRASFEQCNAQALASFSGERASLYARLKLAGLTEAPCQFAVFADRTTEQGHGLGRLTMPATIEYSAVMAVHTLWLAARAEGIGMGWVSILDPLQMTRILEAPPEWTFIGYFCVGYPTEEQCTPVLEQEGWEFRRPSTIITR
- the ndk gene encoding nucleoside-diphosphate kinase → MALERTFSMIKPDATRRNLTGAITKMLEDAGLRVIASRRVWMSRREAEGFYAVHKDRPFFGELVEFMSSAPTVVQVLEGENAIARNREVMGATNPANAAEGTIRKVHALSIGENSVHGSDAPETAAEEIKYWFSDTEIVG
- a CDS encoding class I SAM-dependent methyltransferase; protein product: MTSAIPGFFQGTDMPTSGWWEVLWPDPASVLAATGVKPDMDVIDLCSGDGWFTLQIARIARHVTAIDIDAELLEVARQRLNESGATNCDFVAGDAYELAGLVSRPADFVFMANAFHGVPDRPRLARTVHATLTPAGRFAIVNWHQTPREKTIVMGEPRGPKTELRLSPEQTVAAVEPSGLQLASLVEVPPYHYGAVFEKSTA
- a CDS encoding YbaY family lipoprotein; this translates as MLDRIAEFFIFGFAPLVVGILAVPELSVAAEKAVKGEVVYRERIALPPNAVLSVQLADVSLADALAAIIGEQKVSPAGQVPISFEIKFDSSAIRPRMTYALQARITVDNKLMFISDTSHQVDPLTDAPQTILLKMVPQASAEPAEVFGQSWVVEYVDGIGAIADPRATFRISEAGKAGGSGPCNVYFANAKVEGQSITISNIGSTFKACAPEVMAEEKAMFEALSKAASFRIDAGKLIIADKNNRDILRFGAAS
- a CDS encoding molybdenum cofactor biosynthesis protein MoaE → MSATVVPTVRIQAQDFDIAAEIARLTAGRADIGAVVTFSGLCRDEQGRLSALELEHYPGMAEAEIARIATEAVERWPLQGLTAIHRHGKIAPGENIVLVVAVSAHRQAAFEAANFLMDFLKSRAPFWKKEHLIDGSEGGWVEAKETDDKAASRWTPPSE
- the moaD gene encoding molybdopterin converting factor subunit 1, yielding MDSGKTRLIYFAWVRERIGIPEEDVDLPAGIETVADLLRWLKSRGEEYEHALQYPDVIRVAINQEHVDHREKIAGAREIALFPPMTGG
- the pgsA gene encoding CDP-diacylglycerol--glycerol-3-phosphate 3-phosphatidyltransferase, which encodes MAKRAFNLPNMLTYARIIAVPLVVLCFFLEGHLKSSDFARWSALVIFLLASVTDYLDGYLARAWQQTSNIGKMLDPIADKLLVATCLLLLAADTDRHAGIAGWSLWAAIIILCREILVSGLREYLAALKVSVPVTQLAKWKTAIQMVAIAFLLAGPAGDKIFPLTTQTGLVLLWIAALVTLYTGYDYFRAGLKHIMDE